A genomic window from Silene latifolia isolate original U9 population chromosome Y, ASM4854445v1, whole genome shotgun sequence includes:
- the LOC141629198 gene encoding uncharacterized protein LOC141629198, whose protein sequence is MKAAQDRQKSYADVRRRPLEFEVGDKVFLKVSPMKGVKRFGVKGKLSPKYIGPYEVIKRIGVVAYKLDLPPSLGKVHDVFHVSQLRKYISDPSHVLQNEIPELEPSLSFEERPIKILDKKEKKLRSKVVPLVKVLWKCGDVEEETWEPEASMRVKYPSLFS, encoded by the coding sequence atgaaagccgcccaagatcgacagaaatcttacgccgatgttcgccgtcgacccttggagtttgaagttggagataaagtgttcttgaaagtgtccccgatgaaaggagtaaagagattcggagttaaagggaagttgagtccgaagtacattggaccttatgaagtgatcaaaaggattggtgtcgtggcttataagttggatttgcccccgagtttgggtaaagttcatgatgtctttcatgtttctcaacttaggaaatacattagcgaccctagtcatgtgttgcaaaatgagattcccgagcttgagcctagtctttctttcgaggagagaccgattaagattttggataagaaggagaagaagctaaggagcaaagtggtgcccttggtgaaggttttgtggaagtgtggtgatgtagaagaagagacttgggagccggaggcttccatgcgtgtcaagtaccctagtttgttttcttaa